A region from the bacterium genome encodes:
- a CDS encoding response regulator transcription factor gives MRILIVEDDEKLAARLKKGLENKGFAVDLVTDGLKAVTRISLYRTIYEVIVLDLMLPEKDGFDVCIEVRRLGIKIPILVLTARQDTEDKVRALDSGADDYLVKPFSIEELSARIRALTRRPENQLPVVLQVGPIVLHVNTKKVYCNNKEISLTLKEFSILEYMMRHPDQVLNREQIMDHIWGFDFNSFSNVVDVHVKNLRKKLTYGKNKPVIETVWGFGYRLNKDVS, from the coding sequence ATGAGAATTTTAATTGTTGAGGATGACGAAAAATTAGCAGCCCGTCTCAAGAAAGGTCTTGAAAATAAAGGGTTCGCGGTTGACCTTGTGACCGATGGCCTTAAGGCAGTAACACGAATTAGTTTATACCGTACGATATATGAAGTGATCGTATTAGACCTCATGCTTCCTGAAAAAGATGGTTTTGACGTGTGTATTGAAGTACGAAGGCTTGGAATTAAAATACCTATTCTGGTGCTTACCGCTCGTCAGGATACCGAAGACAAAGTACGAGCGCTTGATAGCGGCGCTGATGATTATCTCGTAAAGCCGTTTTCAATAGAAGAACTTAGCGCGAGAATTCGCGCACTCACAAGACGTCCCGAAAATCAACTTCCGGTAGTGCTTCAGGTTGGTCCGATCGTACTTCATGTTAATACCAAAAAGGTGTATTGTAACAATAAGGAGATTTCTCTTACCCTTAAAGAGTTCAGCATCCTTGAATATATGATGCGACACCCCGACCAGGTCCTTAATCGGGAACAAATCATGGACCATATTTGGGGATTTGATTTCAATTCATTTAGCAACGTGGTTGATGTTCATGTGAAAAATCTACGGAAAAAACTAACCTATGGAAAAAATAAACCTGTCATCGAAACCGTCTGGGGATTCGGCTATCGACTCAATAAAGACGTTTCCTAG
- a CDS encoding MASE1 domain-containing protein: protein MTNRILYIVKVLALALIYFVTAKIGLNFHPISSFSTLVWLPSGIALAALLLYGFELWPGIMIGAFMANILIGGTLPIVLSISLGNTLEALAGVYILRRYIKLDYSLERLRDSIGFLLVALVVPIIGATIGVSTLWVTEIVTQPTIISVWITWWLSGVLGTLTITPFLICWLSKPLPWRTASIEVIVETTSLFALLVGIDVMVFLTPFTQLDSFSTIYLVIVPLMWAAIRMGPLGITLSIFITSCIGSLAVLLNYGTFSQADMLARLFTTEIFLAFIALIFLPFTSIVAEEKNTAAMLRENVKRLREALQKISSEDNAKNEFLAILAHELRNPLSPVITSLELMNIKVAEINRPDILQIIKTSETHVRTMVHLLDDLLDISRISRRKFKLEKETVELLSIINHAQETVDAFFVSRNHHLSISMPKKLIWISVDPVRIEQILNNILHNSAKYTPMGGHIELLVTHNDEKEEVIIRIRDNGVGIAPDMIQKIFEPFVQKNYTRDSRVSTGLGIGLVLTKRLVELHGGTIQAMSEGLGKGSEFTVTLPGSQNIQLQMGTPTKERRGVRRKPYFTFIPSKKIEVRSPILIVDDNKDAADGLKMLLEYAGYKAVVAYSGEETFEVVRNVHPKIIILDIGLPDMSGYVVAELLRKEFGDSLTLIALTGYGQDRDRFEAKKSGFNYHMTKPIRIDDLKSILTDNKD, encoded by the coding sequence ATGACCAATCGTATTCTCTATATAGTAAAAGTATTGGCGCTAGCGCTCATTTATTTTGTTACTGCAAAAATAGGATTGAATTTCCATCCTATTTCCAGTTTTTCCACACTTGTTTGGTTACCAAGCGGAATTGCACTTGCCGCGCTTCTTCTCTATGGATTCGAATTATGGCCCGGCATCATGATTGGTGCTTTCATGGCAAATATTCTTATTGGCGGAACATTGCCGATAGTACTTTCCATTTCGCTGGGAAACACCCTTGAGGCATTGGCGGGAGTATACATCCTACGTCGTTATATTAAACTTGATTACTCACTTGAGCGCTTGCGTGACAGTATCGGTTTTCTTTTGGTTGCGCTTGTTGTACCGATTATTGGTGCAACAATAGGAGTAAGTACTTTGTGGGTTACCGAGATAGTTACTCAGCCAACAATCATATCGGTATGGATTACTTGGTGGCTTAGTGGAGTGCTGGGAACTCTCACGATCACCCCATTTCTCATATGCTGGCTCTCTAAACCACTCCCCTGGAGAACTGCGTCTATCGAAGTGATCGTGGAGACAACTTCGCTTTTTGCGCTTCTTGTTGGCATTGATGTTATGGTCTTTTTGACCCCTTTCACACAATTGGACTCTTTCTCGACAATTTACCTCGTTATTGTGCCACTTATGTGGGCAGCAATACGTATGGGACCATTGGGTATTACACTTTCAATATTTATAACCTCATGCATAGGATCATTGGCTGTTTTATTAAACTACGGGACATTTTCTCAAGCAGATATGCTTGCAAGGCTTTTTACAACAGAAATATTTTTAGCATTCATCGCGTTAATTTTTCTACCCTTCACTTCGATTGTAGCTGAAGAAAAAAACACAGCAGCCATGTTGAGAGAAAATGTTAAGCGTCTTCGTGAGGCATTACAGAAAATCAGCTCCGAAGATAATGCTAAAAACGAGTTTTTGGCAATCCTTGCACATGAGCTTCGAAATCCCCTCTCGCCAGTGATCACCTCTCTTGAACTTATGAATATAAAAGTTGCGGAAATCAACCGTCCTGATATTTTACAAATCATTAAAACATCTGAAACCCATGTTCGTACCATGGTTCACCTCCTTGATGACCTCTTAGATATTTCTCGCATCTCTCGTAGGAAATTTAAATTGGAAAAAGAGACCGTTGAGTTGCTGTCCATTATTAATCACGCGCAAGAAACCGTTGATGCTTTTTTTGTTTCCCGAAATCATCACTTGTCTATTTCTATGCCCAAGAAACTCATTTGGATATCCGTGGATCCGGTTCGCATCGAGCAAATATTGAACAACATCCTTCATAATTCGGCAAAATACACCCCCATGGGAGGACATATTGAACTTTTGGTTACACATAATGATGAAAAAGAAGAAGTGATAATTCGTATACGAGATAATGGGGTTGGGATTGCTCCCGATATGATACAAAAAATTTTTGAACCCTTTGTTCAAAAAAACTACACCAGGGATTCGCGGGTAAGCACTGGGCTTGGTATCGGTCTCGTCCTTACCAAACGATTAGTAGAGCTCCATGGCGGAACCATACAAGCAATGAGCGAGGGATTGGGGAAAGGAAGTGAGTTCACTGTGACCTTGCCTGGTTCTCAAAATATCCAATTGCAAATGGGAACCCCCACAAAAGAACGTCGAGGTGTGCGAAGAAAACCTTACTTTACGTTTATACCATCAAAAAAAATAGAAGTACGGTCTCCTATTCTTATTGTTGACGATAATAAAGACGCAGCTGATGGACTCAAAATGCTCCTTGAATATGCGGGGTACAAAGCAGTGGTCGCCTATAGTGGCGAGGAAACGTTTGAGGTTGTTCGAAACGTTCACCCCAAGATTATTATCCTCGATATCGGTCTGCCAGACATGAGCGGCTATGTTGTTGCGGAGCTTTTACGAAAAGAGTTTGGTGATTCGCTTACATTGATTGCCCTGACGGGATACGGGCAAGACAGAGATAGATTTGAGGCAAAAAAATCAGGCTTTAACTATCACATGACAAAACCAATCAGGATCGACGATCTTAAAAGTATACTCACTGACAATAAGGATTAA
- a CDS encoding NADP-dependent malic enzyme, whose amino-acid sequence MKKNKRTIGEQSLAHHLKMGGKLSVVSKSSLRSLKDLSIVYTPGVAAVSLFLAKNKEKVRDYTMKGNSVAVISDGSAVLGLGNIGPEGALPVMEGKCVLFKTFADIDAVPIVLATQNTEEIIAIVKAIAPGFGGVNLEDISAPRCFEIEERLKQELTIPVMHDDQHGTAIIILAGLLNALKVVKKNISHVKIVVSGAGAAGMAITKILIGEGVKHILVVDRSGIIHKGQAELVKEKRIIAEMTNSHDKRGSLADALEGSDVFIGVSAPDLVTKEMVQTMASKAIVFALANPTPEIMPDVALSGGAFVVATGRSDFPNQLNNAQVFPGVFRGALDNHVTLITDEMKRNVAHVIAGLVSRPNAHNIVPNIFDKRLVKSIARVIRG is encoded by the coding sequence ATGAAAAAAAATAAGAGAACAATTGGAGAACAATCGCTCGCACATCATCTCAAGATGGGTGGTAAATTGTCCGTGGTAAGTAAATCATCACTTCGGAGTTTGAAAGATTTAAGCATCGTATACACTCCGGGTGTTGCTGCTGTAAGTTTATTTTTGGCTAAAAATAAAGAGAAGGTGCGCGACTATACCATGAAGGGAAATAGTGTTGCAGTCATATCCGATGGTTCTGCAGTTCTGGGACTGGGCAATATTGGTCCAGAGGGGGCGCTCCCGGTAATGGAAGGAAAGTGCGTTCTCTTTAAAACATTTGCTGATATTGATGCGGTGCCAATTGTTCTCGCAACACAGAATACCGAAGAAATTATTGCTATAGTAAAAGCAATCGCGCCGGGATTTGGCGGCGTCAACCTTGAAGACATTTCTGCTCCGCGATGCTTTGAGATCGAAGAGCGTTTAAAACAAGAACTTACAATTCCTGTTATGCACGACGATCAGCACGGTACAGCGATCATTATTCTTGCCGGACTTTTAAATGCGCTTAAGGTGGTGAAGAAGAATATTAGTCACGTAAAGATTGTGGTGAGTGGGGCGGGTGCTGCGGGTATGGCAATTACAAAAATACTTATTGGTGAAGGAGTTAAACATATTCTTGTTGTCGATCGATCGGGTATTATTCACAAGGGACAAGCGGAGTTGGTCAAAGAAAAACGAATAATCGCGGAAATGACAAATTCACACGATAAACGAGGAAGCTTGGCGGATGCATTGGAAGGGAGCGATGTGTTTATTGGTGTCTCTGCGCCCGATCTGGTGACCAAGGAAATGGTGCAGACGATGGCAAGTAAGGCGATCGTCTTTGCGCTTGCAAACCCAACGCCGGAAATCATGCCTGATGTGGCGCTTTCGGGAGGGGCGTTTGTGGTCGCGACAGGGAGGAGTGATTTTCCCAATCAACTCAACAATGCTCAAGTGTTTCCGGGGGTTTTTCGCGGAGCGCTTGATAATCATGTAACTCTTATTACCGATGAAATGAAACGTAATGTAGCTCATGTCATTGCGGGGTTAGTATCGCGACCCAATGCTCATAACATAGTACCGAATATATTTGATAAAAGATTAGTTAAATCAATCGCGCGAGTTATTCGAGGATAA
- the mscL gene encoding large conductance mechanosensitive channel protein MscL, whose product MFNEFKQFLLRGNVVDLAVGVVVGAAFGTIVTALVSDLLTPLIAAIVKVPDFSGLIFTLNGSKFMYGHFINALISFILVAVAIFFFVIKPMNLLITRSHKEPSPDSTTKKCKECLSKIPVAAKRCSHCTHIAA is encoded by the coding sequence ATGTTTAATGAGTTTAAACAATTTTTACTACGAGGTAATGTTGTTGACTTGGCTGTTGGTGTCGTAGTTGGTGCTGCGTTTGGCACAATTGTGACAGCACTTGTGTCTGATCTCCTGACTCCACTTATAGCGGCAATCGTAAAGGTGCCAGACTTTAGCGGGCTTATCTTCACACTCAATGGAAGTAAGTTTATGTACGGGCATTTCATTAACGCGCTTATTTCTTTCATATTGGTTGCAGTTGCAATTTTTTTCTTTGTAATTAAGCCGATGAATTTGCTCATCACTCGGTCACACAAAGAACCTTCTCCCGATTCAACGACAAAGAAATGTAAAGAATGTTTAAGCAAGATTCCTGTGGCTGCCAAGCGTTGTTCGCACTGTACACACATAGCTGCTTGA
- a CDS encoding DsrE/DsrF/DrsH-like family protein: MAIIATKGTLDWAYPPFILASTGAALDWDVSIFFTFYGLLLLKKDLDAEVSPLGNPAMPMKMPFGPKWFQSFVWPMPNLLMASVPGFEKVATVLMKKTFKNKGVATIPELRNLCLEAGVKMIACQMTVDVFGFSKDDFIPEVKDYVGATYFLPVAAKSDVCLFI; the protein is encoded by the coding sequence ATGGCGATCATCGCCACCAAAGGTACGCTCGACTGGGCTTACCCGCCGTTTATCCTCGCTTCTACTGGTGCCGCCCTCGACTGGGATGTTTCAATATTCTTCACGTTCTACGGTCTGTTGCTTCTGAAAAAGGATCTCGACGCCGAAGTCAGCCCGCTGGGAAATCCCGCCATGCCCATGAAGATGCCGTTTGGGCCAAAATGGTTCCAGAGCTTTGTCTGGCCGATGCCGAACTTACTGATGGCCAGTGTCCCTGGATTTGAAAAAGTGGCCACGGTGCTGATGAAGAAAACCTTCAAGAATAAGGGAGTTGCTACGATCCCCGAGCTCCGTAACCTTTGCCTTGAAGCCGGCGTTAAAATGATCGCCTGCCAGATGACTGTCGATGTATTTGGCTTCAGCAAGGACGACTTCATCCCCGAGGTGAAGGATTATGTCGGTGCCACGTATTTCTTGCCAGTAGCGGCAAAATCCGACGTTTGTCTGTTTATCTGA
- a CDS encoding winged helix-turn-helix domain-containing protein produces MKTPRQLERYFKGVANHWRIAILIAVEKNEGISVEGISGELEANFKTISQHTRSLVHAGLLNKTYQGRQVTHALSPHGKLFLKFIKTF; encoded by the coding sequence ATGAAAACACCCAGACAACTTGAACGTTATTTTAAAGGGGTCGCTAACCATTGGCGCATCGCAATTTTGATTGCTGTCGAGAAAAACGAGGGGATTAGCGTTGAGGGAATTTCCGGCGAACTTGAAGCTAATTTTAAAACTATTTCCCAACATACGCGATCATTGGTTCACGCCGGTCTTTTGAATAAGACGTATCAAGGTCGTCAGGTAACCCATGCGCTTTCACCACACGGTAAATTGTTTCTCAAATTTATTAAAACATTCTAA
- a CDS encoding DUF2103 domain-containing protein codes for MSTKHSRSGGKFSGSHTTVIPFASTVADISAKQSEVTKVTPGFIKAGLRSAGGHQRVKIRRKNSYILLSVRDNASHQELIVYTEDQQKAVVAIARGLQDAGLTISFMKD; via the coding sequence ATGTCCACAAAACATTCGCGGTCAGGCGGTAAATTTAGCGGAAGCCATACTACGGTGATACCCTTCGCGAGTACTGTAGCCGATATCTCCGCAAAGCAATCGGAAGTGACTAAGGTAACACCAGGGTTCATTAAAGCAGGACTTCGATCTGCAGGTGGTCATCAGCGTGTAAAAATAAGAAGAAAGAATTCTTATATTCTTCTCTCGGTGCGAGACAATGCGTCACACCAAGAACTCATTGTGTACACTGAAGATCAACAAAAAGCGGTCGTCGCGATTGCCCGTGGATTACAAGATGCGGGACTTACTATATCGTTTATGAAAGATTGA
- a CDS encoding glycosyl hydrolase family 18 protein, whose translation MHTVFKKSVFLFILLALILPSGGFVYAQTTTTEASLPAATGLAQAGSSLEISGWIPYWRSKLGVESILPHLDLFTEVNPFMYTVKQDGTLYQASSLGNDEWVLLRARAKDAGVKFVPAVMWANADAMDEIFRDSEKRKAHISSIIKEVFGNGADGIDIDYEGKYARTRPYFSLFLKDLKEAIGYNKWITCTIEARTPLDSRYSSPESIPKDIEYANDFTAINQYCDSVRLMTYDQGRYDLKLNDAKGDPYVPVADADWVDKVVKLALQDIKKEKLVIGVATYGYEHDMFPAQNGSGKMQYSQLWSFNPGYATGIATKLGMQPVRNNAGELFLTFPASQSPEPPIPLPNATRVLSWSDAESIKQKAELAVKYGLRGIAIFKIDGGQDPLLWDVLTNYKYNATRVANKAASDVNAQTAPLPPASQIWKMPTRDLKLGTTGEDVRTLQKFLNSIGFIVSKTGAGSSGKETTKFGGATQAALVSFQKAKKITPTAGYYGAKTRALIKSLGL comes from the coding sequence ATGCATACTGTATTTAAAAAATCCGTGTTTCTTTTTATCCTTCTCGCGCTTATTCTTCCGAGTGGCGGTTTTGTGTATGCGCAAACCACCACAACAGAAGCAAGCCTGCCTGCCGCGACAGGCTTGGCGCAGGCAGGCAGTTCTCTCGAGATATCCGGATGGATTCCGTATTGGCGCTCAAAACTTGGGGTGGAAAGCATTTTGCCTCACCTTGATCTATTCACTGAGGTGAACCCATTCATGTATACCGTGAAGCAAGACGGTACGCTCTACCAAGCTTCGTCGCTTGGTAATGACGAATGGGTACTGCTTCGCGCCCGTGCGAAGGACGCGGGCGTGAAGTTTGTTCCCGCAGTGATGTGGGCGAATGCAGATGCCATGGATGAAATTTTCCGCGACTCGGAAAAACGCAAGGCGCACATTAGTTCTATTATTAAAGAAGTTTTTGGGAACGGTGCAGACGGTATTGATATTGATTACGAAGGCAAATATGCGCGCACGCGACCCTACTTCTCACTGTTTCTCAAAGACCTTAAGGAGGCGATCGGATACAACAAATGGATCACCTGCACCATCGAAGCGCGCACGCCGCTTGACTCGCGTTACTCGTCCCCAGAATCAATTCCTAAAGATATTGAGTACGCAAACGACTTTACCGCAATCAATCAATATTGCGATAGTGTGCGTCTTATGACCTACGACCAAGGAAGGTACGATCTTAAATTGAATGATGCAAAAGGAGATCCCTATGTTCCGGTTGCAGACGCGGATTGGGTGGATAAAGTGGTGAAGCTGGCGCTCCAAGATATTAAAAAAGAAAAACTTGTGATTGGAGTCGCGACCTATGGGTACGAGCACGACATGTTTCCCGCGCAGAACGGAAGCGGGAAAATGCAATACTCACAACTCTGGTCGTTCAATCCGGGGTACGCAACGGGCATTGCGACAAAGCTTGGAATGCAACCCGTGCGAAACAACGCAGGTGAGCTCTTCTTGACCTTCCCGGCATCCCAATCGCCCGAGCCGCCTATTCCGCTTCCTAACGCAACTCGCGTGCTTTCATGGAGCGATGCGGAGTCTATTAAGCAGAAGGCAGAGCTTGCGGTGAAATATGGTTTGCGGGGAATTGCGATATTTAAAATTGACGGGGGTCAGGATCCGCTCCTCTGGGATGTGCTCACCAATTACAAATACAACGCAACGCGTGTGGCGAATAAAGCAGCAAGTGATGTAAACGCCCAAACTGCCCCATTGCCTCCGGCTTCTCAAATATGGAAGATGCCGACGCGTGACCTCAAGTTGGGCACGACAGGGGAAGACGTGCGCACGCTTCAGAAATTCTTGAATAGTATTGGATTTATTGTTTCAAAAACTGGTGCGGGTTCTTCGGGAAAAGAGACGACAAAATTTGGCGGAGCAACACAAGCAGCGCTTGTGAGTTTTCAAAAAGCAAAGAAGATTACTCCTACCGCAGGATACTACGGCGCAAAAACTCGTGCACTCATAAAATCACTCGGGTTATAA
- a CDS encoding GIY-YIG nuclease family protein produces MYFVYIIKCKDGTMYTGITTDVKRRFLEHKSGKGGNYTSSRGVSKLLYIKKAKNRSVASKQEFQIKKLTRGEKIKLIHRHRIPVFARNL; encoded by the coding sequence ATGTATTTTGTTTACATTATCAAATGCAAAGACGGCACGATGTATACAGGGATAACCACCGACGTTAAGCGAAGATTTCTTGAGCATAAAAGTGGGAAGGGAGGCAATTATACAAGTTCGCGGGGAGTGTCGAAATTACTGTATATAAAAAAAGCGAAGAACAGAAGTGTTGCATCGAAACAAGAATTTCAAATAAAAAAGCTGACTAGAGGAGAAAAAATAAAACTAATACATCGACACAGGATTCCAGTGTTTGCCAGAAATCTCTAA
- a CDS encoding DoxX family protein: MNSKITIAATTLRLLFGWFMTFAGLEKVFDPNWTAKGFLLNAKTFPDFYAWFAQPMNTWWVDPLNAWGITLIGVALLVGVAVRPAAWAGAVLMILYYFPQNIFPNVPHGYIVEEHIIYATALVLIAIFPQAQQFGLGSMLRRIFLGRIPVIKSLI; the protein is encoded by the coding sequence ATGAATTCAAAAATAACGATCGCAGCGACGACATTGCGTCTATTGTTTGGATGGTTCATGACCTTTGCGGGTCTTGAGAAAGTATTTGATCCCAATTGGACAGCAAAAGGTTTTTTATTGAACGCGAAGACATTTCCTGATTTCTACGCCTGGTTTGCTCAACCGATGAATACTTGGTGGGTTGACCCTCTTAACGCGTGGGGGATTACCTTGATCGGTGTTGCGCTTTTGGTTGGTGTTGCAGTGCGTCCGGCTGCATGGGCAGGCGCGGTGCTTATGATTCTCTATTATTTTCCACAGAATATTTTCCCCAATGTTCCCCATGGATATATTGTCGAAGAGCATATTATTTATGCCACAGCTCTTGTATTGATCGCAATCTTCCCGCAAGCCCAACAATTTGGATTAGGAAGCATGTTACGCCGAATATTTCTTGGACGTATTCCCGTTATAAAATCGCTCATCTAG
- a CDS encoding type II toxin-antitoxin system HicA family toxin has translation MPRIQAIHWKEFEKFLIKMGCEFKREKGDHRVYWKSGIKRPVVIPRDTALPAFIILNNLRVLGVSREEYLRIIEAV, from the coding sequence ATGCCACGCATCCAAGCTATTCATTGGAAAGAATTTGAGAAGTTTTTAATTAAGATGGGGTGTGAATTTAAAAGAGAGAAAGGTGACCATCGTGTTTATTGGAAAAGCGGTATCAAAAGACCCGTAGTAATTCCACGCGACACTGCGCTTCCTGCTTTTATTATTCTTAATAATTTAAGAGTGCTGGGTGTGTCGCGCGAAGAATATCTTAGAATTATTGAAGCGGTATAA
- a CDS encoding YdeI/OmpD-associated family protein translates to MTKKETLPTGRQVAAGVVHRMPADLQKTLTSSPTARVAWEDITPLARNEWICWIESAKKAETRSIRIKKALSKLKGGMRRPCCWAGCPHR, encoded by the coding sequence ATGACAAAAAAAGAAACCTTGCCTACCGGCAGGCAGGTCGCCGCCGGTGTTGTACACAGAATGCCAGCGGATTTACAAAAGACTCTTACTTCTTCCCCAACGGCGCGAGTAGCATGGGAGGATATTACACCACTTGCGCGCAATGAGTGGATTTGCTGGATTGAGTCTGCCAAGAAAGCAGAGACGAGGAGTATCCGAATCAAGAAGGCGCTCTCGAAGCTGAAAGGCGGAATGCGCCGACCTTGTTGTTGGGCCGGTTGTCCTCACCGTTAA
- a CDS encoding GIY-YIG nuclease family protein: MWYVYILLCNQKTFYVGMCNNVVRRLGEHKNKESFFTKKFSDIKIVYCEKYDTRHKSAIREKQLKGWSRAKKQKLIGGKFGINRVELTEVLDVHG, from the coding sequence ATGTGGTACGTATACATACTTCTTTGCAACCAGAAAACTTTTTACGTTGGGATGTGCAACAATGTTGTAAGACGATTAGGGGAACATAAGAACAAGGAATCGTTTTTTACAAAAAAGTTTTCTGATATAAAAATAGTATATTGTGAAAAATACGACACAAGGCATAAATCCGCCATACGAGAAAAACAGCTTAAGGGATGGAGTCGTGCAAAGAAACAGAAATTAATAGGTGGAAAATTTGGAATAAACCGCGTTGAGCTTACTGAAGTGCTTGACGTACATGGATGA
- the dnaX gene encoding DNA polymerase III subunit gamma/tau, with protein sequence MTHEPNKSAVALYRKYRPQTFKDVLGQEHVVKVLLGAIAAGNVAHAYLFAGSRGTGKTSVARIFAKSIGCSDNDLYEIDAASNRGIDDIRELRDGVRTLPFQSPYKVYIIDEVHMLTKEAFNALLKTLEEPPKHVIFILATTELNKLPETVISRCQTFTFKKPSHEVLKDIIVAIAKKEGFMIEPASADLIALLGDGSFRDAQGILQKVLSSSRDKKVSVNEVLEVTGAPNGGLVNEFISALAEKNISQGMNVIQKTSKQNIDMQIFLKLVLHKMRMILLIRFAKDMEEGIKEEFTDEDFEFLKDMSGKRGVELTSKTLEAMLGAHSMIRHASIPELPLEILLMNLEHTATIDKKI encoded by the coding sequence ATGACTCACGAACCAAATAAATCCGCAGTTGCATTATATCGAAAATATCGCCCACAAACATTCAAAGATGTTTTGGGACAGGAACATGTGGTAAAAGTGCTTTTAGGCGCGATAGCGGCGGGCAACGTTGCGCACGCATATCTCTTTGCTGGTTCACGCGGGACAGGGAAGACTTCTGTTGCGCGTATTTTTGCAAAATCTATCGGCTGTTCTGATAATGACCTCTACGAAATAGATGCCGCATCGAATCGCGGGATTGATGATATTCGTGAACTTCGCGATGGCGTGCGCACGCTTCCGTTCCAGTCTCCCTATAAAGTTTATATTATCGATGAAGTGCACATGCTCACCAAAGAGGCATTCAATGCACTTCTTAAAACCTTGGAAGAGCCACCCAAGCACGTCATTTTTATTTTAGCCACCACGGAACTCAATAAACTTCCAGAGACTGTGATTTCGCGTTGCCAAACATTCACATTCAAAAAACCAAGCCATGAGGTTCTTAAAGACATCATTGTCGCTATCGCAAAAAAAGAAGGATTTATGATTGAACCCGCATCTGCAGATCTCATAGCACTTTTGGGAGATGGTTCGTTTCGCGATGCGCAAGGAATTTTGCAAAAAGTATTGAGCTCATCAAGGGACAAAAAAGTGTCAGTCAACGAAGTGCTTGAGGTCACGGGTGCGCCGAACGGAGGATTGGTAAATGAATTTATTTCCGCTCTTGCAGAGAAGAATATTTCTCAAGGCATGAATGTCATTCAGAAGACTTCGAAACAGAATATTGATATGCAAATATTTTTGAAACTTGTGCTTCATAAAATGCGAATGATTCTTTTAATTCGATTTGCAAAAGACATGGAAGAAGGAATTAAAGAAGAGTTTACTGATGAGGATTTTGAGTTTCTTAAGGATATGAGCGGGAAGAGGGGGGTGGAACTTACATCAAAAACACTGGAAGCGATGCTTGGTGCGCATAGCATGATACGTCATGCGAGTATACCGGAGCTCCCCCTGGAGATTCTTTTGATGAACCTTGAACATACGGCAACTATTGACAAAAAAATATAA